A window from Kwoniella pini CBS 10737 chromosome 1, complete sequence encodes these proteins:
- a CDS encoding calcium/proton exchanger, whose translation MIIPAVIDSEPEPDIGGFTPPITSKTNNNNSNKSIVNSTRIDNNNNTYTTTASLEEKDNAHDQNALTKGSPPNTNDNVNNNESPSIIVTGDDTYADVTERDDRRNGKGILKNPQSRSSSFARTILKPRSNRGHSRMPSITITGATEKPNNVENASKEGEADIETDERTDFNPPPRSNSAPNLGGKNRLAPLKNLSVSIPMPPKRGPPEGEDTPIKKTIIEPTWKQSFGNTIKSQPFLVAMPVLLPISWALHFTHQDPVAIFVTSLIAIVPLAGGLGFATEELAHRVGEAWGGLLNASFGNAVELLIAILALVKGDIDIVQASMVGSILSNVLLVLGMSYFAGGLRFHEQLYTLVGAQMHISLLGISLLAIVLPAAYHVAYPNVRGAVSDARAGLQPEGEELANLLKMSRGLSFILLAVYAMFLMFQLYTHAYLFRIPKEKIAHPLPGPAPHHETVFPRPHWVSSIADSSSSSSSSSSGSSIRSDRSGRSPFKRFRRFSVTSKPKKQRDGVEADTEDNTVVGANGSSTYGEKTLSPIVTRQSPTATTVSPAIARSHTDDSSLHPPATDRDIEAASVTSSERNVIIDDDGTVHVQPKVTFWYALTMLTVVTGLAGFTAECLVDSIDGLTETGNVSREFVGLILLPVIGNSVEHITAVTVSVKDKLNLSMSIAVGSSIQVSLCLLPILVLIGWAIGQPMVLFFDHFETITLVVSLLLVNFAISDGRTNYLEGFVMMMAYVSIALVCWFYDPAV comes from the exons ATGATTATTCCCGCCGTTATTGATTCTGAACCTGAACCAGATATAGGTGGCTTTACTCCCCCTATAACCTCTAAGACCAATAACAATAACAGCAATAAGTCCATTGTAAATAGTACACGAATAGACAACAATAACAACACCTACACCACTACAGCTTCTCTTGAAGAGAAGGACAACGCACATGATCAAAATGCTCTCACCAAGGGGTCTCCACCTAACACAAATGATAACGTCAACAACAATGAGTCTCCCAGTATCATCGTCACCGGCGATGACACATATGCCGATGTCACTGAAAGAGATGACAGAAGAAATGGCAAAGGTATCCTCAAAAACCCACAAAGTAGATCATCATCGTTTGCCAGGACTATCTTGAAACCCCGATCAAATCGTGGTCACTCAAGAATGCCTTCAATCACCATCACTGGTGCAACTGAAAAACCCAATAATGTCGAGAATGCTTCTAAAGAGGGAGAAGCCGACATCGAAACCGATGAAAGGACCGATTTTAACCCGCCCCCAAGGTCAAATTCAGCTCCTAACCTCGGTGGCAAGAATAGATTAGCTCCattaaagaatttatcGGTTTCTATTCCTATGCCACCCAAACGAGGTCCGCCTGAAGGGGAAGATACTCCGATCAAGAAGACTATCATCGAACCTACTTGGAAGCAAAGTTTCGGA AACACCATCAAGTCTCAACCTTTCTTAGTAGCGATGCCTGTTCTTTTACCGATCTCATGGGCATTACACTTCACTCATCAGGATCCAGTTGCTATTTTCGTTACTTCTTTGATCGCCATTGTGCCACTAGCTGGAGGCTTGGGTTTTGC AACCGAAGAACTTGCTCATCGAGTCGGTGAAGCTTGGGGTGGTTTACTCAATGCTTCCTTTGG TAACGCTGTGGAACTACTTATTGCCATCCTCGCTTTGGTCAAGGGTGATATCGACATCGTACAAGCTAGTATGGTAGGTAGTATTCTTAGTAATG TACTACTCGTATTGGGTATGAGTTACTTC GCTGGTGGTCTTCGATTCCATGAACAATTATATACACTTGTCGGTGCTCAGATGCACATATCTTTATTGGGTATCTCG TTGCTCGCTATCGTACTTCCAGCTGCATACCATGTCGCATATCCCAACGTTCGAGGAGCCGTGTCCGACGCTCGAGCTGGCCTTCAGcctgaaggtgaagaattgGCCAATCTTCTGAAAATGTCTCGAGGATTGAGTTTCATCCTCTTGGCTGTATACGCGATGTTCTTGATGTTCCAGCTATACA CTCATGCATACCTGTTCCGGATCCCCAAAGAAAAGATCGCTCATCCTCTCCCCGGACCGGCACCACATCACGAAACTGTGTTCCCTCGACCTCATTGGGTCTCATCCATAGCTGATTCCTCCTCTTCGtcatcgtcttcttcatctggatCATCCATTAGATCTGATAGATCTGGCCGATCCCCTTTCAAAAGGTTCAGACGATTCAGCGTGACATCAAAGCCAAAGAAACAACGAGATGgtgttgaagctgatacTGAGGACAACACTGTAGTTGGTGCGAACGGCTCTTCCACCTATGGGGAGAAAACACTGTCTCCAATTGTCACAAGACAAAGTCCCACCGCTACTACCGTTTCACCTGCAATTGCTAGAAGTCACACGGACGATTCGTCACTACATCCTCCCGCGACTGATAGAGATATCGAAGCCGCCTCGGTGACGTCTTCTGAACGCAACGTCATCATCGACGATGATGGGACAGTACACGTTCAGCCCAAAGTCACATTCTGGTATGCTTTAACAATGTTGACCGTTGTAACCGGTCTCGCCGGTTTCACTGCCGAATGTCTCGTTGATTCCATCGATGGTTTGACCGAAACCGGAAACGTATCAAGGGAGTTTGTTGGTCTTATCTTACTTCCCGTTATCGGTAACTCAGTAGAACACATTACTGCGGTCACCGTATCGGTGAAAGACAAACTCAATCTTTCGATGTCTATCGCTGTCGGATCTTCAATCCAGGTGTCTCTTTGTCTTTTACCTATCTTGGTTCTCATCGGGTGGGCCATCGGTCAACCAATGGTGCTCTTTTTCGACCACTTCGAAAC TATCACTTTAGTTGTATCCCTACTTCTGGTCAACTTTGCCATTTCAGATGGTCGAACGAATTATCTGGAAGGTTTCGTCATGATGATGGCGTATGTATCTATCGCTTTGGTTTGTTG GTTCTATGATCCAGCAGTGTAA